In Fusarium oxysporum f. sp. lycopersici 4287 chromosome 2, whole genome shotgun sequence, a genomic segment contains:
- a CDS encoding GTP-binding protein ypt2, with product MSSNRNYDFLIKLLLIGDSGVGKSCCLLRFSEDSFTPSFITTIGIDFKIRTIELDGKRVKLQIWDTAGQERFRTITTAYYRGAMGILLVYDVTDERSFNNIRTWFQNVEQHATEGVNKILIGNKCDWEEKRVVSTEQGQALADELGIPFLEVSAKSNINIDKAFYSLAADIKKRLIDNSKNDQPSASGVNVGDKSEGGGSKCC from the exons ATGTCGAGTAATCGTAACTATGATTTCCTG ATTAAGCTGCTCCTGATAGGCGACTCCGGCGTCGGCAAGTCGTGCTGTCTGCTGCGATTCAGCGAAGACTCCTTCACCCCTTCATTTATCACCACTATCGGTATCGACTTCAAGATCAGAACTATTGAGCTCGATGGAAAGCGCGTCAAGCTGCAGATCTGGGATACCGCCGGTCAGGAGCGTTTCCGCACCATCACCACCGCCTATTACCGTGGTGCCATGGGAATCCTCCTTGTCTACGACGTCACCGACGAGCGCTCATTCAACA ACATCCGAACTTGGTTCCAAAACGTCGAGCAACATGCTACCGAGGGTGTCAACAAGATTCTAATTGGCAACAAGTGCGACTGGGAGGAGAAGCGAGTTGTTTCCACCGAGCAAGGCCAAGCTCTCGCCGACGAGCTGGGCATTCCCTTCCTCGAGGTCTCCGCCAAGAGCAACATCAATATCGACAAGGCCTTCTACAGCCTAGCCGCAGACATCAAGAAGCGACTTATCGACAACTCCAAGAACGACCAACCCTCAGCGAGCGGTGTCAACGTCGGCGATAAGAGCGAAGGCGGCGGCAGCAAGTGCTGCTAA